From the genome of Chania multitudinisentens RB-25, one region includes:
- a CDS encoding aminoimidazole riboside kinase, translating to MIIWTLGDAVVDLLPIENMQYEACAGGAPFNVAAGVAILGQQSGFIGRVGNDTFGHFLQQTLVTAGVNTKHIEFDDRRHTSTVLVSLDKHGERHFDFLVNPSADQFLSPDALPDFHSSILHFCSLALVSPVCRNTLSKAIEHIHAAQGILSFDLNVRKQMWNDGDEMFSEIHRFAQSADILKMSEEEWYWLTQSHDFATARQRLERFSARLKIVTCGSRGAMIFWQNQLLCFTGYQVNSVDTTGAGDAFMAGLLAALADHGWPTTHQEISTLVELASGCGALATTQKGALKTMPCKDTLTSFIHTQMPLQVEVLAR from the coding sequence ATGATTATCTGGACACTTGGTGATGCAGTAGTTGATTTATTGCCCATCGAAAATATGCAATATGAAGCCTGTGCAGGCGGCGCACCGTTCAATGTTGCTGCGGGTGTTGCCATACTCGGTCAACAAAGCGGGTTTATTGGCCGGGTGGGTAACGACACTTTCGGCCATTTCCTGCAACAAACCCTGGTCACTGCGGGTGTTAATACCAAGCATATAGAATTCGACGATCGGCGCCACACCAGCACGGTGCTGGTTTCGCTGGATAAACACGGTGAACGTCATTTTGATTTTCTGGTTAACCCTTCTGCGGATCAGTTTTTAAGCCCGGATGCCTTACCTGACTTTCATTCCAGCATTTTGCACTTTTGTTCTCTGGCATTAGTTTCGCCTGTCTGCCGTAATACCTTGAGCAAGGCCATAGAACACATTCACGCGGCTCAGGGCATACTGAGTTTTGATCTTAATGTGCGTAAACAGATGTGGAACGATGGCGATGAGATGTTCAGTGAGATCCATCGCTTTGCGCAAAGTGCCGATATTCTGAAAATGTCCGAAGAAGAATGGTATTGGTTAACGCAAAGCCACGATTTCGCCACTGCACGGCAGCGCTTGGAACGCTTTTCCGCTCGCTTAAAAATTGTCACCTGTGGTTCCCGTGGCGCGATGATTTTCTGGCAGAATCAGCTGTTATGTTTTACCGGCTACCAGGTTAACAGCGTAGATACCACAGGCGCAGGCGATGCCTTTATGGCGGGGCTGCTTGCAGCACTGGCCGATCACGGCTGGCCCACGACCCACCAAGAAATATCCACCCTGGTCGAATTAGCCAGCGGATGCGGTGCCTTGGCTACCACGCAAAAAGGAGCGTTAAAAACCATGCCGTGCAAGGACACGCTAACCTCCTTCATTCATACACAAATGCCCTTACAGGTAGAAGTATTAGCTCGGTAG
- a CDS encoding GntR family transcriptional regulator — protein MENNSTVELAKHRLNEWLKQGIVSPGSKLPSERELEELLGIKRMTLRQALLYLEGESKIFRKDRRGWFVALPRFNYSPNSSTSFKQAAMDQGRLPSWGYLAKECVCTAPPEILSLLEVTEGAELYKICGWGALDSHKVFYHETFINAQVAPGFIDELGERSFAEVWAATFAKKTHTRHLEFKPTRLSGGACQGMGGTAGTPSMRVKKYRADEQNRIVQIDIEYWRFESVEFFIDL, from the coding sequence ATGGAGAACAACTCAACCGTAGAGCTGGCCAAACACAGGCTCAATGAGTGGCTGAAACAGGGTATTGTCTCCCCTGGCAGTAAATTGCCTTCTGAGCGCGAACTGGAAGAGCTGCTGGGAATTAAGCGAATGACGCTGCGTCAGGCGCTGCTTTATCTGGAAGGCGAATCGAAAATCTTTCGTAAGGATCGCCGCGGCTGGTTTGTTGCGTTGCCGCGCTTTAATTACAGCCCGAATAGTTCCACCAGTTTCAAACAGGCGGCGATGGATCAAGGACGCTTGCCTTCCTGGGGCTACCTGGCAAAAGAGTGCGTTTGCACCGCGCCACCGGAGATTTTGTCCCTACTCGAGGTTACAGAAGGCGCTGAGCTTTACAAGATCTGCGGCTGGGGGGCATTGGATAGCCACAAAGTGTTCTATCACGAGACCTTTATCAACGCCCAGGTTGCCCCCGGCTTTATTGACGAACTGGGTGAGCGCTCGTTTGCTGAAGTCTGGGCGGCAACCTTTGCCAAAAAAACGCACACTCGGCATCTGGAATTTAAACCGACCCGTCTTTCGGGGGGGGCCTGCCAAGGGATGGGCGGTACGGCTGGAACCCCTTCCATGCGGGTAAAAAAATATCGGGCCGATGAACAAAACCGCATCGTGCAAATCGATATCGAGTATTGGCGTTTTGAGTCCGTGGAATTTTTTATCGACCTATAG
- a CDS encoding MFS transporter encodes MLTKKKWTIFSLLVLCGGTIYKLPSLKDAFYVPMQEYFHLTNGEIGNAMSVNSIVTTIGFFLSIYISDRLPRRFTMSLSLIATGLLGVYLSTMPGYWGILFVWALFGVTCDMLNWPVLLKSVSLLGDNTQQGRLFGFFETGRGIVDTVVAFSALAVFAWFGGGYLGFKAGILFYSSIAILVGVVLFFAMNGRAEEPAAKNEQDKTEKAGFGSILKNKTVWLIAFSVFCVYAVYCGLTFFIPFLSDIYALPIALVGAYGIINQYCLKMVGGPIGGLISDKVLKSPSKYLFYTFIISVVLLLVLIILPHEQMPVYLGMVCTLVFGAVIFTQRAVFFAPIGEAGVSEKNTGAAMALGSFIGYAPAMFCYSLYGHVLDANPGIVGYQIVFGLMAVFACAGICVSALLIMNIRQGRQASALPSA; translated from the coding sequence ATGCTAACAAAAAAGAAGTGGACTATATTTAGTCTGTTAGTTCTTTGCGGCGGGACCATTTATAAACTGCCGTCATTAAAAGATGCGTTTTATGTCCCCATGCAAGAGTACTTTCATCTTACCAATGGTGAAATTGGTAATGCGATGTCGGTTAACTCCATCGTTACCACGATAGGTTTCTTTTTATCTATCTACATCTCCGATCGTTTACCCCGCCGGTTTACCATGTCGCTCTCATTGATTGCGACCGGGTTATTGGGCGTTTATTTATCCACCATGCCGGGCTACTGGGGCATACTGTTTGTATGGGCACTGTTTGGTGTCACCTGCGACATGCTGAACTGGCCGGTGTTGTTGAAATCGGTCAGTTTACTGGGTGACAATACTCAGCAAGGACGGCTGTTTGGCTTCTTCGAAACTGGGCGTGGCATTGTCGATACGGTGGTTGCTTTTAGCGCACTGGCAGTTTTTGCCTGGTTTGGTGGTGGGTACTTAGGGTTTAAAGCGGGTATTCTTTTTTACTCCTCCATTGCCATTCTGGTGGGCGTCGTTCTATTCTTTGCCATGAATGGCCGTGCGGAAGAGCCAGCGGCGAAAAATGAGCAAGACAAGACTGAAAAAGCCGGCTTCGGCAGTATATTAAAAAATAAAACGGTCTGGTTAATTGCGTTTAGCGTGTTCTGTGTTTATGCCGTGTATTGTGGCCTCACCTTCTTTATTCCGTTCTTAAGTGATATTTATGCACTGCCTATTGCGTTGGTTGGTGCCTATGGGATCATCAATCAATACTGCCTGAAAATGGTGGGTGGGCCGATCGGCGGTTTAATTTCCGATAAGGTTTTGAAATCGCCTAGCAAATATCTGTTCTATACCTTTATTATCAGTGTAGTACTGTTGCTGGTTCTGATTATCCTGCCCCATGAACAGATGCCGGTCTATTTAGGTATGGTGTGTACTCTGGTATTTGGTGCGGTGATATTTACTCAGCGGGCGGTGTTCTTTGCCCCCATTGGTGAAGCAGGGGTCAGTGAGAAAAACACCGGTGCTGCGATGGCTCTGGGTAGCTTTATTGGCTATGCGCCAGCCATGTTTTGCTACAGCCTGTATGGCCACGTGTTGGACGCAAACCCAGGGATCGTGGGTTACCAGATTGTCTTTGGATTAATGGCGGTGTTTGCCTGTGCCGGCATTTGCGTTTCGGCTCTGCTGATCATGAATATTCGTCAAGGACGCCAGGCTTCAGCGTTGCCATCTGCGTGA
- a CDS encoding alpha/beta fold hydrolase has product MKIGTERLLDGGYIAVRSGKIDPRRKTLVFLHGLAGSSSAWDRIAALGFSGFNTILLDLRGHGISHRYQAVDDYRIELIANDVIRVLRELHITQPIFVAHSFGCLIALTCVAQREFTSSKLILLSPGYPRPHSVLATVLDCLLKAAACIIRRTRVERQGGRVNYDKYPKNTDYNPRRMAADIHNTGGLVYLSCIRWALSADMTSLLSQLEGISVLLVHGKRDSVFPIRAAQKIKDRVRQSQLVTIDDGNHVLPLTHPEQLHAIITVFLAEEDFCEGVA; this is encoded by the coding sequence ATGAAAATAGGGACTGAACGGCTCTTGGATGGTGGGTATATCGCTGTACGCTCAGGTAAGATCGATCCAAGGCGCAAGACTCTGGTCTTCCTGCATGGGCTTGCCGGGAGTTCCAGTGCTTGGGATCGCATCGCTGCTCTTGGTTTTTCAGGCTTCAATACGATACTGCTTGATCTGCGGGGGCATGGTATTTCGCATAGATACCAAGCTGTTGACGACTATCGTATTGAGCTGATTGCAAATGATGTCATCCGTGTCCTCCGTGAACTGCACATCACTCAGCCAATATTTGTCGCACATTCTTTTGGTTGCCTGATTGCGCTGACCTGCGTTGCCCAGCGTGAATTTACCAGCAGTAAACTCATTTTGTTATCGCCGGGCTACCCTAGACCTCATTCGGTATTGGCCACGGTGTTAGATTGTTTACTCAAAGCTGCCGCGTGCATCATTCGACGAACCCGTGTGGAACGGCAAGGTGGCAGAGTCAATTATGATAAATACCCTAAAAATACTGACTATAACCCTCGCCGCATGGCAGCGGATATCCATAATACCGGGGGGCTCGTTTATTTGAGTTGCATTCGCTGGGCACTCTCTGCGGATATGACGTCTCTCTTATCGCAGCTTGAGGGTATTTCAGTGCTGCTGGTACACGGGAAACGGGATTCGGTATTCCCGATTCGTGCCGCTCAAAAGATAAAAGATCGCGTGCGCCAATCTCAGCTCGTCACGATCGATGATGGGAATCATGTGTTGCCGTTGACACATCCCGAGCAGTTGCATGCAATCATAACCGTTTTTTTGGCCGAGGAAGATTTTTGCGAAGGAGTGGCGTAA
- a CDS encoding sugar phosphate isomerase/epimerase family protein codes for MDRLQANKILQRVADIPLYLHAYAFHLNMRMEKILPEDLLTIASEQRLRGVKIHVHDGESQSLGCASDEQLGHFADRARQLGLDIHIETSASDAKTLDQAVAIAIKSGASSIRFYPRYEGHLDDVIPKIALDIQYIKNNYQHSGLSFTLEQHEDLKSHELMSLLAEADFPQLSLLFDFANMINANEEPLSALATMASQITQVHIKDAVIMHEVNGLGHKACISGQGDLPFKELLLQLICLGENQPQVIAYGLEEEVDYYAPPFRFNGEDNNPWIPWREMSETPLPEQDIDLRLDKELNDALQQINYVREILNELKQDALAVLK; via the coding sequence ATGGATCGTTTACAAGCTAACAAGATTTTGCAGCGTGTAGCAGATATTCCACTGTATCTGCATGCCTATGCTTTCCATCTGAATATGAGAATGGAAAAGATACTGCCTGAAGATTTATTGACTATTGCCAGCGAGCAACGGTTGAGGGGCGTGAAGATCCACGTGCACGACGGTGAAAGCCAATCTTTAGGCTGCGCGAGTGATGAACAGTTGGGCCATTTTGCTGACAGAGCACGCCAGCTAGGATTGGATATACATATTGAAACCAGCGCCTCCGATGCCAAAACTCTCGATCAGGCGGTAGCGATTGCTATTAAATCCGGTGCTTCATCCATCAGGTTCTATCCGCGCTATGAAGGGCATCTGGATGACGTGATACCGAAAATTGCACTTGATATTCAGTATATTAAGAACAACTACCAACATAGTGGCCTAAGTTTTACCCTTGAGCAACATGAGGATCTGAAAAGCCATGAGTTGATGAGCCTGCTTGCCGAGGCAGACTTCCCTCAGCTTTCGCTGCTGTTTGATTTTGCCAATATGATCAATGCCAACGAAGAGCCTCTTTCTGCCTTGGCCACGATGGCCAGCCAAATCACGCAAGTGCATATTAAAGATGCGGTGATCATGCACGAAGTTAACGGGTTAGGCCACAAAGCCTGTATCTCGGGGCAAGGGGATTTGCCGTTCAAGGAATTGCTATTGCAGCTTATTTGCCTGGGTGAAAATCAACCGCAGGTTATAGCTTATGGCCTGGAGGAAGAAGTGGACTATTATGCGCCACCGTTCCGCTTTAATGGTGAAGATAATAACCCGTGGATACCTTGGCGAGAAATGAGTGAAACCCCGCTCCCTGAGCAGGATATAGACTTAAGACTGGATAAAGAGCTAAACGACGCATTACAACAAATAAATTATGTCCGTGAGATTCTCAATGAATTAAAACAGGACGCATTAGCTGTATTAAAATAA
- a CDS encoding O-acetylhomoserine aminocarboxypropyltransferase/cysteine synthase family protein, whose amino-acid sequence MKLESLALHHGYVSEATTKSAAVPIYQTTSYTFDDTQHGADLFDLKVAGNIYSRIMNPTTAVLEERLAAIEGGVGALAVASGMAAITYAIQALTEVGDNIVSTSQLYGGTYNFFAHTLPRQGVEVRMASFDDFDGLESLINDQTKALFCESIGNPAGNVVDIARLAQIAHRHGIPVIVDNTVATPVLCRPFEHGADIVVHSLTKYIGGHGTTIGGMIIDSGKFDWVANKSRFRLLNEPDPSYHGVVYTEAFGPAAYIGRCRVVPLRNTGAALSPHSAFLLLQGLETLSLRMEKHCSNALALAVFLQNHPLVNWVNYAALPDSPYKSSCEKITSGKASGIVSFGIKGGKEAGGHFIDALKMILRLVNIGDTKSLACHPASTTHRQLDPDELARAGVSEDLIRISVGIENIEDIIEDVSQALRAAQK is encoded by the coding sequence ATGAAACTGGAATCGCTGGCTTTACATCACGGTTATGTGTCGGAAGCGACGACAAAATCAGCCGCTGTCCCTATTTATCAAACAACGTCTTATACCTTTGATGATACACAGCACGGGGCCGATCTTTTCGATCTGAAAGTGGCGGGTAATATCTACAGCCGTATTATGAACCCAACGACGGCCGTTCTTGAAGAAAGGCTGGCGGCCATTGAAGGCGGTGTTGGTGCTCTTGCCGTCGCCTCTGGCATGGCGGCCATCACCTATGCCATACAGGCGTTGACTGAGGTTGGCGACAATATTGTCAGTACCAGCCAACTCTATGGTGGAACCTATAATTTCTTTGCTCATACGCTACCCCGCCAGGGGGTTGAAGTCCGTATGGCTAGCTTTGATGATTTTGACGGCCTTGAATCTCTTATTAACGATCAAACGAAGGCGTTATTCTGTGAATCTATAGGCAACCCAGCAGGTAACGTTGTCGATATTGCACGTCTTGCACAGATTGCTCATCGGCACGGTATCCCCGTGATTGTGGATAACACGGTGGCTACGCCGGTACTATGTCGGCCTTTTGAACACGGCGCTGATATTGTGGTTCACTCGCTGACCAAATATATCGGCGGGCACGGTACGACCATCGGCGGGATGATTATCGATTCAGGGAAATTCGACTGGGTTGCCAATAAGTCTCGCTTTCGTTTGCTGAACGAACCCGATCCTTCTTATCACGGCGTAGTTTATACCGAAGCGTTTGGTCCCGCGGCTTATATAGGGCGCTGTCGTGTCGTGCCGCTGCGTAACACCGGTGCAGCACTTTCGCCGCATAGCGCTTTTTTACTGCTCCAGGGGCTTGAAACATTGAGTTTGCGCATGGAAAAACATTGCAGTAATGCACTGGCGCTGGCTGTTTTTCTGCAAAATCATCCATTAGTTAATTGGGTTAACTACGCCGCACTTCCTGATAGCCCTTATAAATCTAGTTGTGAAAAAATCACCTCTGGCAAGGCTTCAGGGATTGTGAGTTTTGGGATTAAGGGAGGGAAAGAGGCTGGTGGACATTTCATTGATGCATTAAAGATGATTTTACGGCTGGTTAATATTGGTGATACCAAATCCTTGGCTTGTCATCCGGCCAGCACAACCCATCGACAACTTGATCCAGATGAATTGGCTCGTGCCGGTGTGAGCGAGGATTTGATCAGGATCTCCGTCGGCATTGAGAATATTGAAGACATTATAGAGGATGTTTCACAGGCGCTTCGAGCGGCTCAAAAATAA
- a CDS encoding glycosyltransferase encodes MHVLMVSDVYLPRINGVSTSIRTFRNTLATQGIKVTLVAPQYADEAEESGVIRVPGRPVPFDPEDRLANWAAMRDTVARLAPSVDLIHLQTPFFAHYAGLKASKAFGLPVVATYHTLFEEYLGGYIPWMPNSWLRALARRISCRQCNALDAVIVPSLAMSERLSRYGVVTPMHIVPTGVQVERFAKGDREHFRKRHGIEMTRPMLLFVGRVAQEKNIGFLLQALQYALRSLPQLLLVVAGDGPALPALRAQAEMLGLTNAVQFIGYLDGEHELPDCYAAADVFVFSSLTETQGLVLLEAMAAGLPVVALSSMGTTDILAAGLGSISPEADPQVFAKALLDLFADPIWHRQLRIEALAYAAEWPDTANSEKLARLYQNLLDRPR; translated from the coding sequence GTGCATGTACTGATGGTATCGGATGTCTATCTGCCCCGTATCAACGGTGTATCGACTTCAATACGGACCTTCCGTAATACACTGGCTACTCAAGGGATTAAGGTTACCCTTGTTGCGCCTCAGTATGCCGATGAAGCTGAAGAGTCGGGGGTGATACGTGTGCCTGGCCGCCCCGTTCCTTTTGATCCCGAAGACCGTTTGGCCAATTGGGCGGCGATGCGTGATACGGTTGCACGACTTGCTCCGTCTGTTGACCTGATCCATTTACAGACGCCATTCTTTGCACATTATGCTGGCCTGAAGGCAAGCAAAGCATTCGGGCTTCCCGTAGTGGCCACCTACCATACGCTGTTTGAGGAGTATCTTGGGGGATATATTCCATGGATGCCGAATAGCTGGTTGCGTGCGTTGGCGCGTAGAATTTCGTGCCGTCAATGCAATGCGCTTGATGCGGTGATCGTTCCATCGCTGGCCATGAGTGAACGTTTAAGCCGCTATGGTGTGGTCACTCCTATGCATATAGTGCCGACAGGTGTGCAAGTTGAACGTTTCGCCAAAGGCGATCGCGAGCATTTTAGAAAACGCCATGGCATTGAGATGACGCGGCCAATGCTGTTGTTTGTTGGCAGAGTGGCGCAAGAGAAGAACATCGGCTTTTTACTACAGGCGTTGCAATATGCCCTACGTTCTCTCCCTCAATTGCTTCTCGTGGTTGCGGGTGATGGCCCAGCGTTGCCAGCATTACGCGCCCAGGCTGAAATGCTGGGGTTGACTAACGCAGTCCAATTTATCGGCTATCTTGATGGGGAGCACGAATTGCCGGACTGCTATGCAGCGGCGGATGTGTTTGTGTTTTCGTCGCTGACGGAAACGCAGGGCCTGGTGCTCTTGGAAGCCATGGCTGCCGGCTTGCCTGTGGTTGCTTTATCAAGCATGGGGACAACGGATATCTTGGCCGCAGGTCTGGGAAGTATTTCACCGGAGGCTGATCCCCAGGTTTTTGCTAAGGCGCTCCTTGATCTCTTCGCTGATCCCATATGGCACAGGCAACTGCGCATTGAAGCATTGGCATATGCTGCGGAATGGCCAGACACGGCGAATAGCGAAAAATTGGCGCGGCTGTACCAAAATCTACTGGATAGACCGCGTTGA
- a CDS encoding oligosaccharide MFS transporter, producing MKINMPFSNDKYRYSSGYLLFFFAAWSLWWSFYAMWLKNKLGLSGTEVGMLYSVNQFFSMIFMIAYGFLQDKLGTRKPLIWLIGVVITLSGPFLIYVYEPLLISSFKLGMMLGAVFFGLGYLAGYGLVDSFVEKISRRFNFEFGTARFWGCLGYAVGTFVGGIFFSINPHINFWCVSVMGVLFLIVNLLFKTEGNDEKVASSQVSTLTKQDFITIFKDSQFWFFVIFVVGTWSFYNIYDQQMFPVFYAGLFENPEMAPRVYGYLNSVQVILEAIGMALIPFLINRIGPKSALLLGGLIMTCRILGSAIFTDIYIISFIKMLHALEVPLFVISVFKFSVANFDKRLSSTMYLVGFNIASSIGIIVLSLPIGQLFDKIGYQSIFFLMAGIVILTIFFGYFTLSKKKHEPSVLEYVNS from the coding sequence ATGAAAATAAACATGCCGTTCAGTAATGATAAATACCGCTATTCATCCGGGTATCTGCTCTTTTTCTTTGCTGCCTGGTCGTTATGGTGGTCATTTTATGCCATGTGGTTAAAGAACAAACTGGGCTTATCCGGCACGGAAGTAGGAATGCTCTATTCCGTCAACCAATTCTTCAGTATGATCTTTATGATTGCCTATGGTTTTCTACAAGATAAACTGGGAACCCGTAAACCGTTAATCTGGCTTATTGGTGTTGTGATAACCCTAAGTGGCCCCTTTCTTATTTACGTCTATGAACCGCTGCTAATCTCTAGTTTTAAACTCGGTATGATGCTGGGGGCGGTGTTTTTTGGCCTAGGTTATCTGGCGGGTTATGGGCTGGTGGACAGCTTTGTAGAAAAAATTAGCCGCAGGTTTAACTTCGAATTTGGTACCGCACGCTTCTGGGGTTGCCTGGGATACGCAGTTGGGACATTTGTCGGCGGTATTTTCTTCAGTATTAATCCGCATATCAATTTTTGGTGTGTCTCCGTGATGGGAGTGTTGTTTTTAATCGTCAATCTGTTATTTAAAACAGAAGGTAACGACGAGAAAGTGGCGAGCTCACAGGTAAGCACGCTCACCAAACAGGATTTTATTACCATCTTCAAAGACAGCCAGTTTTGGTTCTTTGTCATTTTTGTTGTAGGCACATGGTCATTTTATAATATTTATGACCAACAGATGTTTCCGGTATTCTACGCAGGGTTGTTTGAGAACCCAGAAATGGCACCGCGCGTATATGGCTACCTGAACTCCGTCCAGGTTATTCTGGAAGCCATCGGTATGGCTCTGATCCCATTCCTGATTAATCGCATTGGGCCTAAATCAGCACTGTTGCTCGGCGGCCTAATCATGACATGCCGTATTCTTGGCTCCGCAATTTTTACCGATATCTACATCATTTCCTTTATCAAAATGCTACACGCGTTGGAGGTTCCGCTATTCGTCATCTCCGTATTTAAATTCAGTGTGGCTAACTTTGATAAACGATTGTCTTCTACGATGTATCTGGTCGGTTTTAACATTGCCAGTTCGATTGGTATTATCGTTCTGTCATTGCCAATCGGGCAACTGTTCGACAAAATTGGCTATCAATCTATCTTCTTTCTCATGGCAGGCATCGTCATCCTCACTATATTCTTCGGGTATTTCACGCTGAGTAAAAAGAAACATGAACCCTCTGTTTTAGAATATGTGAACAGCTAA
- the nqrE gene encoding NADH:ubiquinone reductase (Na(+)-transporting) subunit E has product MEQLLSIFLRAVFVENMALNFFLGMCTFLAVSKQVDTAFKLGITVTLLLAIATPLNNLIYNHLLRANAIIDGVDLSFLDFITFIGVLAALVQLLEMIIDKYFPVLYHALGSFLPLLTIHCAIFGATIFMVQREYTFTESFVYGSGCGIGWLLAIISMAGIREKMKYSDIPKGLRGLGSVFMTAGLMSLGFMSFSGIRI; this is encoded by the coding sequence ATGGAACAATTATTAAGCATTTTTTTACGCGCCGTTTTTGTTGAGAACATGGCTCTTAACTTTTTCTTAGGGATGTGCACCTTTTTAGCCGTATCAAAACAGGTTGATACCGCCTTTAAACTGGGTATTACCGTTACACTGCTTTTAGCTATCGCTACGCCGCTGAACAACCTCATCTACAATCACTTGCTTAGAGCGAATGCCATCATTGATGGTGTAGATCTGAGTTTTCTCGACTTCATTACGTTTATCGGCGTGCTTGCTGCGTTAGTTCAGCTCCTTGAAATGATCATCGATAAATATTTCCCCGTCTTGTATCACGCCCTGGGTTCATTCTTACCGTTATTGACAATCCACTGTGCAATCTTTGGTGCAACCATCTTTATGGTACAGCGTGAATACACGTTTACAGAGTCTTTTGTATACGGTAGTGGATGTGGTATCGGCTGGTTGCTTGCCATAATCTCAATGGCAGGGATTCGTGAAAAGATGAAGTATTCAGATATACCGAAAGGATTACGTGGCTTAGGTAGTGTGTTTATGACCGCGGGTTTAATGTCGCTTGGTTTTATGTCATTTTCTGGAATACGCATATAA
- a CDS encoding phosphatase PAP2 family protein produces the protein MHKVLLKILDFFGTPLCYLALGVAVAIWHWQFGVGMIFASVLIELICAIVKLLTRFERPAPHPFPRTTLYSHYDASSFPSAHTARIAACTAMLYFCVPDVRLGLVALVLTAGVAYSRVAGRHHYVRDVVAGALLGAGTAYLLNGWIERLWP, from the coding sequence TTGCACAAGGTACTACTGAAGATCCTCGATTTTTTTGGCACGCCGCTTTGCTATTTAGCACTGGGTGTTGCAGTAGCCATCTGGCATTGGCAGTTTGGGGTCGGGATGATTTTTGCATCGGTGCTTATAGAACTGATATGCGCGATAGTGAAATTATTGACACGTTTCGAAAGGCCTGCGCCTCATCCTTTTCCGCGCACGACATTGTACAGCCACTACGATGCATCCAGTTTCCCCAGTGCGCACACCGCGCGGATCGCAGCTTGTACGGCCATGCTGTATTTCTGTGTTCCTGATGTTCGCCTGGGGCTGGTTGCACTTGTTTTGACCGCGGGTGTGGCATACAGCCGTGTTGCTGGGCGGCACCACTATGTACGGGATGTGGTGGCCGGGGCGTTACTGGGGGCGGGCACCGCATACCTTCTGAATGGATGGATTGAAAGGTTATGGCCATGA
- a CDS encoding UbiA family prenyltransferase — protein MKGLVVVTGLLELMRFRFHLSFITVIAGALLFAEQLSSGLFWQLLQVYLLFNVLLYGGIYCFNDIVDKRADAAHPTKCHRPLPSERVSSTVAVFFAIALIAAAFAISWKVNPKLVPFFAAFLAANIAYSGGFKQLPYVGLSMIALTHTLRFVMGAMVAGVDVGWPFITAFYALLYTISFTIHGLFNVTVAHRKFYPGSLLLLVQGLSGGVMMLAAWGADTVNFSWMMLFSIYLIFVVWAGVPSWRPTLAFIFMAKPQQ, from the coding sequence ATGAAAGGGCTGGTTGTTGTGACAGGGTTGCTCGAACTCATGCGTTTTCGCTTCCATCTTTCTTTTATTACTGTGATAGCAGGGGCACTGCTGTTTGCTGAACAGCTGTCTAGCGGATTGTTTTGGCAACTACTGCAAGTCTATCTACTGTTTAATGTGCTGCTTTATGGCGGAATTTATTGCTTTAACGATATTGTCGATAAACGCGCTGACGCCGCACATCCCACTAAATGCCATCGGCCATTACCCTCAGAGCGGGTAAGTAGCACCGTGGCCGTTTTTTTTGCGATAGCCTTGATCGCAGCCGCGTTTGCGATCTCATGGAAAGTTAATCCAAAACTGGTGCCATTCTTTGCTGCGTTTCTCGCGGCTAATATTGCCTACAGCGGTGGTTTTAAACAACTTCCTTATGTTGGTTTGAGCATGATTGCGCTGACCCATACCTTAAGATTTGTTATGGGGGCTATGGTGGCGGGCGTCGACGTTGGTTGGCCATTTATCACCGCATTCTATGCGTTGCTCTACACTATTTCATTCACCATACACGGGCTATTTAATGTGACGGTGGCTCATCGTAAGTTCTATCCTGGCAGCCTGTTATTGCTGGTGCAGGGGCTGAGCGGTGGTGTGATGATGCTCGCCGCTTGGGGAGCCGATACCGTCAATTTCAGTTGGATGATGTTGTTCAGCATTTATCTGATCTTCGTGGTTTGGGCCGGAGTGCCTTCGTGGAGACCAACGCTTGCGTTTATCTTTATGGCAAAACCACAACAATAG